One window of the Candidatus Chryseobacterium colombiense genome contains the following:
- a CDS encoding phosphatidate cytidylyltransferase, whose protein sequence is MDKNLIQRTLSGIVYVAVIVLCVTPLGAQLINSISPGLVKQQYLYYGLITFLMLVGTWECVKIMQFGNGYEKWVVLPIIAFIFYLFSKRYFNYGFFFDFRLSEILAIVLILIAVVTLFKFSGELYYDSGKLIFTVIYIALPFSFALGLPKFTSYDNTFSLEVLFLFILIWSSDTFAYLTGKFFGKHKMAPKISPKKTWEGYIGGVVLTLVLSYFIEQYHSDLRGNWMIVGFLVAAFAPLGDLVESQLKRNFGVKDSGNIIPGHGGVLDRLDSFLICVPVVYLYFILAKFIYIIS, encoded by the coding sequence TTGGACAAAAACCTTATTCAACGAACCCTTTCCGGAATTGTATATGTAGCAGTTATTGTTTTATGCGTTACTCCTTTGGGAGCACAACTGATTAATTCGATCTCTCCGGGACTGGTGAAACAGCAATACCTTTATTACGGGTTGATCACGTTTTTAATGCTGGTGGGAACCTGGGAATGTGTGAAAATTATGCAGTTTGGCAATGGATATGAAAAGTGGGTTGTGTTGCCTATTATAGCATTCATATTCTATCTTTTCTCTAAACGGTATTTTAACTACGGATTCTTTTTTGATTTCAGACTGAGCGAAATATTGGCGATTGTTTTAATTTTAATCGCAGTAGTTACGTTATTTAAGTTTTCAGGCGAATTATACTATGACAGCGGAAAGCTTATCTTTACAGTGATCTATATAGCTCTCCCGTTCTCTTTTGCTTTAGGTCTTCCTAAGTTTACATCTTACGACAATACATTTTCTTTAGAAGTGCTATTCCTTTTTATTTTGATATGGAGCAGTGATACTTTTGCTTATCTAACAGGGAAATTTTTCGGAAAACATAAAATGGCTCCTAAAATCTCCCCTAAAAAAACATGGGAAGGGTATATTGGTGGAGTAGTACTAACATTGGTTTTGTCTTATTTCATAGAACAGTACCATTCTGACCTTCGAGGGAACTGGATGATTGTAGGTTTTTTAGTGGCTGCATTTGCTCCGTTAGGAGATTTGGTGGAAAGTCAGCTGAAGAGAAATTTCGGTGTAAAAGACAGTGGAAATATCATTCCGGGGCATGGTGGAGTATTAGATAGGCTGGATAGTTTTTTAATCTGCGTTCCTGTCGTATATTTGTACTTTATTTTAGCTAAATTTATTTATATAATCTCATGA
- a CDS encoding DUF1801 domain-containing protein: protein MNPIQEYFYRIDEPERSTLLFLRNKILESDTENITETLSFGLSFFKYKKKMLCYLYYSKKHKQHYISFYHGDKLDHPLLLQEGRKKFKILLIDMEEDLPVDFILGLIKEVKQYIR, encoded by the coding sequence ATGAATCCTATACAAGAGTACTTCTACAGAATTGATGAGCCTGAAAGAAGTACTCTTCTTTTTTTGCGTAATAAAATCCTCGAATCCGACACAGAAAATATTACTGAGACTTTAAGTTTTGGTCTGTCGTTTTTTAAATATAAAAAGAAAATGCTCTGCTACCTTTACTATAGCAAAAAACATAAGCAACATTATATAAGTTTCTACCATGGGGATAAACTAGATCATCCATTGCTTCTACAGGAAGGCAGAAAGAAGTTTAAAATCCTTTTAATTGATATGGAAGAGGATTTGCCTGTAGATTTTATTTTAGGACTGATTAAAGAAGTAAAACAATACATTAGATAA
- a CDS encoding phosphatidylserine decarboxylase family protein: MKLHKESKGTITVATILFVILGALAIYFLKIWSLLIILPLLVIYSLVFWFFRVPDRSILDHRENVIAPVDGKVVMIKEVDEDEFIKGKAIQVSIFMSPLNVHICRYPVSGNVIYKKYHPGKYLVAWHEKSSTENERTTVAVETPTNHKVVFRQIAGYVARRIVFYCNEGDTAKAGHEFGFIKFGSRMDVFLPVDTEIVCKIGDITKGGLDVIAKLKD, from the coding sequence ATGAAATTACACAAAGAATCGAAAGGAACAATTACAGTAGCTACGATATTGTTCGTCATCCTTGGCGCATTGGCTATTTACTTCCTTAAAATTTGGTCGTTACTCATTATTCTGCCTTTGTTGGTAATATATAGTTTGGTATTTTGGTTTTTCCGGGTTCCAGATCGTAGTATTCTAGATCACAGAGAAAATGTGATTGCTCCGGTTGACGGAAAAGTTGTAATGATAAAAGAAGTGGATGAGGATGAATTTATAAAGGGAAAAGCGATTCAGGTTTCGATCTTTATGTCTCCTTTGAATGTTCATATTTGTAGATATCCTGTTTCAGGAAATGTGATTTACAAGAAATATCATCCTGGAAAATACTTGGTGGCTTGGCATGAGAAATCTTCTACAGAAAACGAAAGGACAACAGTTGCTGTAGAAACTCCGACAAACCATAAGGTGGTTTTCAGACAAATTGCAGGATATGTGGCGAGAAGAATTGTCTTCTATTGTAATGAAGGAGATACGGCTAAAGCAGGACATGAGTTCGGATTCATCAAGTTCGGATCAAGAATGGATGTTTTCTTGCCTGTAGACACTGAGATTGTCTGTAAAATTGGTGATATTACCAAGGGAGGTCTGGATGTGATTGCAAAATTGAAAGATTAA
- the ftsH gene encoding ATP-dependent zinc metalloprotease FtsH → MNNKGFNWFFPIIIIALLLFVGSNFLGGDGAKSMDEDAFFREMQAGKVQNIIIYKDTERADVFLTKAAKTATVDKSKENDPLAAFSVAPKADFTVKYGDLQLFLQKFDQVKAANPALATTKDYGTGKNPMMEILVQALIWITILGIFYFFLFRKMGSGGGPGGQIFSIGKSKAKLFDEKERIQVTFKDVAGLEGAKEEVQEVVDFLKNAEKYTKLGGKIPKGVLLVGPPGTGKTLLAKAVAGEAKVPFFSLSGSDFVEMFVGVGASRVRDLFAQAKAKSPAIIFIDEIDAIGRARGKNNFSGGNDERENTLNQLLTEMDGFGTDTNVIVMAATNRADILDKALMRAGRFDRSIYVDLPELHERRQIFDVHLSKIKLDDNVDREFLAKQTPGFSGADIANVCNEAALIAARNNHTSVTKQDFLDAVDRIIGGLEKKNKAIKPSEKKRVAYHEAGHATISWLVEHASPLLKVTIVPRGRSLGAAWYLPEERQLTTTEQMLDEMCATLGGRAAEQVIFNNISTGALSDLESVTKRAQAMVTIYGLSPNIGNISYYDSSGQSEYSFGKPYSEETAKKIDIEIKEIIENQYDRAIQILTENKDKLDALANKLLEKEVIFREDLEEVFGKRAWDPELTERPVTNTIPDGKENAEEIATKDKEEESEIQAPESSSQL, encoded by the coding sequence ATGAACAATAAGGGATTTAACTGGTTTTTTCCAATAATAATCATTGCTCTTTTGTTATTCGTTGGCTCCAATTTCTTAGGAGGAGACGGTGCAAAATCTATGGATGAAGATGCTTTCTTCAGAGAAATGCAGGCGGGAAAAGTTCAGAACATTATAATTTATAAAGATACTGAAAGAGCGGATGTATTCCTTACAAAAGCGGCAAAAACAGCAACAGTGGACAAATCAAAAGAAAATGATCCTCTTGCTGCCTTTTCAGTAGCTCCAAAAGCTGATTTTACTGTCAAATATGGAGATCTTCAGCTTTTTTTACAAAAATTTGATCAAGTAAAAGCTGCTAATCCAGCTTTAGCAACTACGAAAGACTACGGAACAGGGAAAAATCCAATGATGGAAATTCTTGTTCAGGCGTTGATCTGGATTACTATTTTAGGAATTTTTTATTTCTTCCTTTTCAGAAAAATGGGGAGCGGAGGAGGACCTGGAGGACAAATTTTCTCTATCGGGAAATCTAAAGCTAAGCTTTTTGACGAAAAAGAAAGAATACAGGTTACTTTCAAAGATGTTGCAGGATTAGAGGGAGCCAAAGAAGAAGTACAGGAAGTGGTAGATTTCTTGAAAAATGCTGAAAAATATACAAAACTAGGAGGTAAAATTCCTAAAGGTGTGCTTTTGGTAGGGCCTCCGGGAACTGGTAAAACTTTACTGGCAAAAGCGGTTGCAGGTGAAGCTAAAGTGCCTTTCTTCTCGCTTTCTGGTTCAGATTTCGTAGAAATGTTCGTTGGAGTAGGTGCTTCAAGGGTAAGAGACTTATTCGCTCAGGCTAAAGCAAAATCTCCAGCTATTATTTTTATCGATGAGATTGATGCTATCGGACGAGCAAGAGGTAAAAACAATTTCTCAGGCGGAAACGACGAAAGAGAAAATACATTAAACCAGTTGTTGACTGAAATGGATGGTTTCGGAACCGATACGAATGTTATCGTAATGGCTGCAACCAACAGAGCGGATATCTTGGATAAAGCTTTGATGAGAGCAGGTCGTTTTGACCGTTCAATCTATGTAGATCTTCCTGAACTGCATGAAAGAAGACAGATTTTTGATGTTCACTTGAGTAAAATCAAGCTTGATGATAATGTAGACCGAGAATTCTTGGCTAAACAGACTCCAGGATTCAGCGGTGCAGATATAGCAAATGTTTGTAATGAAGCTGCTTTAATTGCAGCGAGAAATAATCATACTTCGGTAACGAAACAAGATTTCCTTGATGCTGTAGACAGAATTATTGGTGGTCTTGAAAAGAAAAATAAGGCCATTAAACCATCAGAAAAAAAGAGAGTGGCTTATCATGAAGCTGGTCACGCTACGATTTCATGGTTGGTTGAGCATGCTTCACCATTGTTGAAAGTAACAATTGTACCGAGAGGACGTTCACTAGGAGCAGCTTGGTATTTACCTGAAGAAAGACAGTTGACAACAACTGAACAAATGTTGGACGAAATGTGTGCAACATTAGGGGGTAGAGCTGCAGAACAGGTAATCTTTAACAATATCTCTACAGGGGCACTTTCTGATCTGGAAAGTGTAACGAAAAGAGCGCAGGCTATGGTTACGATTTATGGTTTGAGTCCGAATATTGGGAATATTTCTTATTATGACAGTTCAGGTCAGTCTGAATATTCTTTTGGGAAACCTTATTCTGAAGAAACTGCGAAAAAAATCGATATTGAGATCAAAGAAATTATTGAAAATCAATACGACAGAGCGATTCAGATTCTGACTGAAAATAAAGATAAATTGGATGCTTTAGCAAACAAGCTGTTAGAAAAAGAAGTAATCTTCCGTGAAGATTTGGAAGAGGTATTCGGAAAAAGAGCATGGGATCCCGAATTAACGGAAAGACCTGTAACCAATACCATTCCTGACGGAAAAGAAAATGCAGAAGAAATAGCAACTAAAGATAAAGAAGAAGAAAGCGAAATTCAGGCTCCTGAAAGCTCTTCTCAACTATAA
- a CDS encoding peptide-N-glycosidase F-related protein — MKKVLLSLMLFACFLDMQAQTTINVFSQVVFYDGYAANVSNPVPANTIRLANYRYAKKLSDAELNSFQNKIQMNVNIGALCDNYDRIGGVHIALVPKNQATYTLNDTGVKRFEVGRYITPFMNKNISPTTVPYTYEVDNLYAVFSNTALRNTYDIYVELDVFGVPYAANTQVSGCSGRNDVFEGTLNFVTYNDPLVTTSYNNLLPLLDSNELNNYNNTDQAGQTVRLVNFNVNQSTDNAKFFIISTPHGANTNGEEYVRRENQVSLDNAQVLTFTPGGKSCEPYRMYNTQGNGIYGTSVKTTAWWTSWNNWCPGDSVPIRSFTSPTLTAGNHVLKYEVPTAVFYGQDGRIVLSVYMQSSNQLLSVKDVSTIDVSIYPNPTTDFVNIRSDKKVKNILVYSLDGRKLNEIKDSRVDMTPYPTGIYLLDITLEGGTQFKHKIIKK, encoded by the coding sequence ATGAAAAAAGTTTTACTTTCCTTAATGCTTTTTGCCTGTTTTTTAGACATGCAGGCCCAAACTACTATAAATGTGTTTTCTCAGGTTGTTTTTTACGACGGATATGCAGCAAATGTTTCCAATCCGGTTCCTGCAAATACAATTCGACTGGCAAATTACAGATATGCAAAAAAACTAAGTGATGCTGAGTTGAATTCTTTTCAGAATAAGATTCAGATGAATGTAAATATCGGGGCACTCTGCGATAATTATGACCGAATCGGAGGTGTGCACATTGCTTTAGTTCCCAAAAATCAGGCAACTTATACATTGAATGATACGGGAGTGAAAAGATTTGAAGTTGGAAGATATATTACCCCTTTCATGAATAAAAATATTTCTCCAACCACAGTTCCGTACACTTATGAAGTAGATAATCTATATGCAGTTTTCAGTAATACGGCTTTAAGAAATACATATGATATTTATGTGGAGCTCGATGTTTTTGGAGTGCCTTATGCGGCAAATACTCAGGTTTCAGGTTGTTCAGGAAGAAATGATGTTTTTGAAGGAACCTTAAATTTTGTCACGTACAATGATCCTTTAGTTACCACTTCGTATAATAATCTGCTTCCGCTCTTAGATTCCAATGAGCTGAATAACTATAATAATACGGACCAAGCAGGTCAAACGGTAAGATTGGTTAATTTTAATGTAAATCAAAGCACGGATAACGCTAAATTTTTCATTATTTCCACACCTCATGGAGCCAATACTAATGGAGAGGAATATGTAAGAAGGGAAAATCAGGTTTCGTTAGATAATGCCCAGGTCTTAACTTTTACTCCGGGTGGAAAATCCTGTGAACCGTACCGAATGTATAACACGCAAGGAAATGGAATATACGGAACATCCGTAAAAACTACAGCTTGGTGGACTTCTTGGAATAATTGGTGTCCCGGGGATTCCGTACCAATCAGGAGTTTTACATCACCTACACTTACAGCTGGAAATCATGTGCTAAAATATGAGGTCCCGACTGCTGTTTTTTACGGACAGGACGGAAGAATAGTTCTTTCTGTTTATATGCAAAGCAGTAATCAGCTTTTGTCTGTGAAAGATGTTTCTACGATAGATGTATCAATTTATCCTAATCCTACTACAGATTTTGTGAATATAAGATCGGATAAAAAAGTGAAGAATATTCTTGTATATTCTTTAGACGGAAGAAAATTAAATGAGATAAAAGATTCTAGGGTGGATATGACCCCGTATCCAACTGGCATATATTTGCTGGATATTACACTGGAGGGAGGAACTCAATTTAAGCACAAGATCATTAAGAAATAA
- a CDS encoding LUD domain-containing protein — protein sequence MNLFKKIVSKLTNQPEEEDNQSLEKLGDSLKNADLDYKFAQLFTHSGGFFNYCADEGEALQTLNQIIKIEGIKNLFCWDKELQSFLNVVKTPYTSDLEHSNDCAFITCEYLIAYDGRIMLSHNNILHYHSSRLPGKIIIIANVSQIVNNLNDAMGKIKRNGNIKNLTSISGNQSKMDTSSNSNTKLFLLLLED from the coding sequence TTGAATTTATTCAAGAAGATTGTAAGCAAACTGACCAACCAGCCTGAAGAAGAGGATAATCAGAGTCTGGAGAAACTGGGGGATTCGTTGAAAAATGCGGATCTCGATTATAAGTTTGCCCAATTGTTTACGCATTCGGGAGGTTTTTTTAATTATTGTGCAGATGAAGGGGAAGCGTTACAGACTTTAAATCAAATCATTAAAATAGAAGGAATTAAAAATCTTTTTTGTTGGGATAAAGAACTTCAGAGTTTTTTGAATGTAGTGAAAACTCCTTACACATCGGATCTGGAACATTCTAATGACTGTGCTTTTATTACCTGCGAATATCTTATCGCTTACGACGGCAGAATAATGCTGTCTCACAATAATATTCTTCATTACCATTCTTCAAGATTGCCAGGCAAAATCATCATCATCGCCAATGTTTCACAAATCGTGAATAACCTCAATGATGCGATGGGGAAGATCAAAAGAAACGGTAATATCAAAAATCTAACATCAATCAGCGGTAATCAATCGAAAATGGATACTTCTTCAAATTCTAATACGAAGTTGTTTTTATTGCTTCTTGAAGATTAG